One segment of Niabella beijingensis DNA contains the following:
- a CDS encoding glyoxalase superfamily protein: protein MTADKTIPVLRIFDYDKAIEFYVGWLGFKINFEHTFHEGAPRYIEVERDGILLHLSEHHGDGTPGTHVFVWCTGLKAFHSELINKPYKYNRPGLEETFYDAWCVTVNDPFNNRISFNEKMSGDKN from the coding sequence ATGACCGCAGATAAGACCATACCCGTATTGCGTATCTTCGACTATGATAAAGCCATCGAGTTTTATGTCGGCTGGCTGGGCTTTAAAATTAATTTTGAACATACTTTTCACGAAGGAGCACCCCGATATATTGAAGTAGAGCGAGACGGCATCTTGCTGCACCTAAGTGAGCATCATGGCGACGGCACCCCCGGCACCCATGTATTTGTATGGTGCACCGGTTTAAAGGCATTTCACAGCGAACTCATCAACAAACCATACAAATACAACCGACCCGGCCTGGAAGAAACCTTTTATGACGCCTGGTGTGTTACGGTCAACGATCCTTTTAACAACAGGATATCTTTTAACGAAAAAATGTCCGGAGATAAAAATTAA
- a CDS encoding DinB family protein, with product MYLLNIIDSIRRKAIALIKETPLEQLNQIPAGFNNNMIWNFGHLVVSGYSLVFKATEVDPNFIIPLQDTYKKGSRPSVPATQQEVDELIALSDTFTLAVKEALDANRFQDITAYTTATFGLTVTTIEEMLITVAAHDTLHWQAMRDYKRIFNS from the coding sequence ATGTACCTACTTAATATCATTGACAGCATCCGGCGAAAAGCGATCGCCCTTATAAAAGAAACGCCGCTTGAACAACTCAACCAGATACCTGCCGGCTTCAATAACAATATGATCTGGAATTTTGGCCACCTGGTGGTCAGCGGTTACAGCCTGGTATTTAAAGCCACTGAAGTAGATCCCAATTTCATTATTCCGCTGCAGGACACTTACAAAAAAGGCAGCAGGCCCTCCGTTCCTGCTACGCAACAGGAGGTTGATGAGCTGATCGCCTTGTCAGACACCTTCACTTTAGCCGTAAAAGAAGCCCTTGATGCCAACCGCTTCCAGGATATTACAGCGTATACTACTGCCACCTTTGGCCTGACGGTTACCACTATCGAAGAAATGCTGATTACCGTAGCGGCGCATGATACCCTGCACTGGCAGGCGATGCGGGACTATAAACGAATTTTCAATTCGTAA
- the ilvC gene encoding ketol-acid reductoisomerase, whose product MANYFNTLPLREQLNQLGVCEFMSNDEFLDGVDALKGKKIVIVGCGAQGLNQGLNLRDSGLDVSYALRKEAIEEKRASWKNATDNNFNVGTYEELIPGADLVINLTPDKQHTSVVSAVMPLMKQGATLSYSHGFNIVEEGMQIRKDLTVIMVAPKSPGSEVRAEYLRGFGVPTLIAVHPENDPEGKGLEQAKAYCVGTGGHRAGVLRSSFVAEVKSDLMGEQTILCGLLQTGSILSFDKMIEKGIDPGYASKLVQYGVEVITEALKHGGVTGMMDRLSNPAKIKAFRISEELKTIMRPLFQKHQDDIMSGEFSRVMMEDWANGDANLLKWRAETGETAFEKTPAGEMKIGDQEYFDNYTLMVAFIKAGVELAFETMVEAGIKPESAYYESLHETPLIANTIARKKLFEMNRVISDTAEYGCYLFDQACKPLLADFMKTVDTDLAGKNYNEGKDGAVDNQELVEVNEALRTHPVEQVGTVLRKAMTAMKAIKTA is encoded by the coding sequence ATGGCAAATTACTTTAACACACTACCCCTGAGGGAACAGCTGAACCAACTGGGTGTTTGTGAATTTATGAGCAACGACGAGTTCCTGGACGGCGTGGATGCATTAAAAGGAAAAAAGATTGTGATCGTCGGTTGCGGTGCTCAAGGCTTGAACCAGGGCTTAAACCTAAGAGATAGTGGTCTGGATGTTTCTTACGCGTTGCGGAAAGAAGCCATAGAAGAAAAAAGAGCCAGCTGGAAAAACGCAACCGATAACAATTTTAATGTGGGCACTTACGAAGAACTGATCCCCGGTGCAGACCTGGTGATCAACCTGACGCCCGACAAACAACATACCAGTGTTGTAAGCGCCGTGATGCCATTGATGAAACAGGGTGCTACCCTTTCTTATTCCCATGGCTTCAACATCGTTGAAGAAGGCATGCAGATCCGTAAAGATCTTACAGTAATTATGGTGGCGCCCAAAAGCCCGGGCAGCGAAGTGCGGGCCGAGTACCTCCGTGGCTTCGGCGTTCCCACGCTTATTGCCGTACACCCGGAAAATGATCCCGAGGGCAAAGGCCTTGAACAGGCAAAAGCTTACTGCGTAGGTACCGGCGGACATCGTGCCGGTGTATTGCGCTCTTCTTTTGTAGCAGAGGTAAAATCCGATCTGATGGGTGAGCAAACCATCCTTTGCGGACTGCTGCAAACCGGTTCCATTCTTTCCTTCGACAAAATGATCGAAAAAGGTATTGATCCGGGCTATGCTTCCAAACTGGTGCAATATGGTGTGGAAGTAATCACCGAGGCACTGAAGCATGGTGGTGTTACCGGTATGATGGACCGGCTGAGCAATCCCGCAAAGATCAAAGCCTTCCGGATCTCAGAAGAACTGAAAACCATTATGCGTCCTTTGTTCCAGAAGCACCAGGACGATATCATGAGCGGCGAGTTCAGTCGCGTTATGATGGAAGACTGGGCGAATGGAGATGCCAACCTGCTGAAGTGGCGGGCTGAAACCGGTGAGACCGCATTTGAAAAAACACCCGCTGGTGAGATGAAGATCGGAGATCAGGAATACTTTGACAATTATACATTGATGGTAGCTTTTATCAAGGCGGGTGTGGAACTGGCCTTTGAAACAATGGTAGAGGCCGGCATCAAACCGGAGTCTGCCTATTATGAATCCTTACACGAAACACCGTTAATTGCCAATACCATAGCACGTAAGAAACTGTTCGAAATGAACCGGGTGATCTCTGATACGGCAGAATACGGCTGTTACCTGTTCGACCAGGCCTGTAAGCCATTGCTGGCGGACTTCATGAAAACCGTGGATACCGACCTGGCAGGGAAGAACTACAATGAAGGAAAGGATGGTGCTGTAGACAACCAGGAACTGGTGGAAGTAAATGAAGCACTTCGTACACACCCTGTAGAGCAGGTGGGCACGGTATTGCGTAAGGCCATGACCGCTATGAAGGCGATCAAAACCGCGTAA
- a CDS encoding ATP-binding cassette domain-containing protein, whose protein sequence is MTLLNIEELSVHYGSKTVLDHLSLTITQGESWVIRGESGSGKTTLAKTIAGQAKYTGTLDIHFNPQSPLPAKVLFVESWYRFTNLEGDRNFYYQQRYNHQQRRDTVTIARELELYGKEHALNNDRLNELIAALDYAKVLDEQLFEISSGEHKKLQLIKALWLCPQLLIIDQPYTGLDVTSRGRLNDLLNEYTVSDGTLLLISNDAELPACVNHFAVLKNGTLTTGNAAVVFEEKILKPLPGFLKAPPQYTTHTLIHMNDVHVHYGDKQVLSGIRWQVNAGERWLLQGHNGSGKSTLLSLITGDHPQAYANDIRLFGVQRGGGESIWDIKKRIGLISPEFHWYFDANATVLQSLASGFFDSNGLYRQLRYTQKQQLDELLRFLELYDVKDELLATLPLGKQRLALLGRTLIKNPQLLVLDEPCQGLDQQQTQYFNKLVDEISRNGVTIIYVGHFETQLPGCLTHKLVLQDGRSLQNSHIATQPG, encoded by the coding sequence TTGACCTTACTTAATATAGAAGAGCTGTCTGTACATTATGGCTCTAAAACAGTTCTGGACCACCTGTCTCTTACGATAACCCAGGGCGAAAGCTGGGTGATACGCGGCGAAAGCGGAAGCGGCAAAACAACCCTGGCAAAGACGATCGCCGGCCAGGCAAAATATACAGGAACGCTGGACATTCATTTCAATCCGCAAAGCCCCTTGCCTGCAAAAGTATTGTTTGTAGAAAGCTGGTACCGCTTTACCAACCTGGAGGGTGACCGGAATTTTTACTACCAGCAACGGTACAATCATCAGCAAAGAAGAGACACCGTCACCATCGCAAGGGAGCTGGAGCTGTATGGCAAAGAACATGCGCTGAACAACGACCGTTTAAACGAGCTCATCGCCGCACTGGACTATGCCAAAGTACTGGATGAACAGCTTTTTGAGATCTCCAGCGGTGAGCACAAAAAACTGCAGCTGATCAAAGCATTGTGGCTGTGCCCGCAGTTGCTGATCATTGATCAGCCTTATACAGGGCTGGATGTAACCTCACGCGGACGCCTCAATGACCTGCTCAATGAATACACCGTCAGTGATGGCACCCTGCTCCTGATCAGCAATGATGCGGAACTGCCCGCCTGTGTGAACCATTTTGCAGTGCTGAAGAACGGGACTCTTACAACAGGTAATGCAGCAGTTGTTTTTGAAGAGAAGATCTTAAAACCTCTTCCCGGTTTCTTAAAAGCACCGCCGCAGTATACCACGCACACATTGATCCACATGAACGATGTACACGTACACTACGGCGACAAGCAGGTCCTGTCCGGCATCCGGTGGCAGGTAAATGCCGGGGAACGCTGGCTGCTCCAGGGCCATAACGGTTCAGGAAAGTCAACCCTGCTGAGTCTGATCACCGGCGACCATCCCCAGGCATATGCCAATGATATCAGGTTATTCGGCGTACAACGCGGTGGCGGGGAAAGCATCTGGGACATCAAAAAAAGGATCGGTCTCATCTCCCCGGAATTCCACTGGTATTTTGATGCGAACGCCACGGTTCTGCAAAGTCTTGCTTCCGGTTTTTTTGACAGTAACGGCCTTTACCGGCAACTGCGTTATACGCAAAAACAGCAGCTGGATGAGTTGTTGCGGTTCCTGGAGCTCTATGATGTAAAAGATGAACTCCTGGCCACGCTTCCGCTGGGCAAGCAACGGCTGGCCTTACTCGGCCGTACACTCATCAAAAACCCCCAGTTATTGGTTTTGGATGAGCCCTGCCAGGGGTTGGATCAGCAGCAAACGCAATACTTTAATAAACTGGTAGACGAGATCAGCAGGAACGGCGTTACCATCATTTATGTAGGCC